A DNA window from Methylobacterium sp. NMS14P contains the following coding sequences:
- a CDS encoding AAA family ATPase, giving the protein MAFSSTPPALQIDSEAARRLLEPMLPRRLRACLTQDLRVASACSELALEITTLAPDAEALVSAWIGAATSEGGLWRDRRWIARRSALIRFLDVWAVEHDQPVARALADVATLLSCAGDDRRAAARLAQPLWLEREAVLDLRKGFAGLAEAQTRLTIGRVAEQGADSDITGATDLAVALQAAWHDALTDALLTFSEKTSSAIAAAATLACGADDAFASDVALVHALVPVGEVLTRPVADGAATRERRRWKTIEAQLAKKSEARRREKAATVDTTPQLPDADAPPAEVSKGHVLVVPAIQETGSDRGKSIARGYEHIIGKPLPLVAVPDLADVRARLVFEFPYAQTMIDRLLADLIGHEHATLRPTLLIGPPGAGKSRIVARIAHHLGLGLWRVDATRDAGASLGGLDRRWATSEPAHPIMAVARSGTANPLMLIDELEKAATRADHGRLWDALLPMLEPETARAYQDPCFQTEVDISRVSWLATANGVVNIPGPLLDRLRVLEMAAPSQADLEALLGPVLEGIAANRGLDPAFEAPLDGEAVALLRRSWRGGSVRRLTRLVEAFVTARETLAVRH; this is encoded by the coding sequence ATGGCATTCTCTTCGACCCCGCCTGCCCTGCAGATCGACTCCGAGGCGGCACGTCGCCTGCTCGAACCGATGCTTCCGCGCCGCCTGCGCGCCTGCCTCACTCAGGATCTGCGTGTGGCTTCTGCTTGCTCCGAGCTCGCCCTCGAGATCACCACCCTCGCCCCCGATGCCGAGGCGCTGGTCTCCGCCTGGATCGGGGCGGCCACTTCGGAGGGCGGCTTGTGGCGTGACCGTCGATGGATAGCCCGACGATCCGCTCTGATCCGGTTCCTCGACGTGTGGGCCGTGGAGCACGATCAGCCGGTGGCGCGGGCGTTGGCCGATGTCGCGACGCTGTTGTCCTGCGCCGGCGATGATCGCAGAGCTGCAGCGCGCTTGGCCCAGCCCCTGTGGCTGGAACGCGAAGCGGTTCTCGACCTCCGGAAAGGGTTTGCAGGGCTGGCCGAGGCGCAGACGCGCCTCACTATCGGACGCGTCGCCGAACAGGGTGCCGATTCGGACATCACCGGGGCGACCGATCTCGCTGTCGCGCTGCAGGCAGCTTGGCACGACGCGCTTACGGACGCGCTTCTGACGTTCTCCGAGAAGACGAGCAGCGCCATCGCCGCTGCTGCCACTTTGGCCTGTGGCGCCGATGATGCCTTCGCCAGCGACGTGGCACTCGTCCACGCGCTCGTGCCCGTTGGGGAGGTCTTGACACGACCCGTCGCAGACGGCGCGGCGACGCGGGAGCGGCGCAGATGGAAGACGATCGAGGCTCAGCTCGCCAAGAAGAGCGAGGCGCGCCGGCGCGAGAAGGCGGCGACCGTCGACACCACGCCACAGCTGCCGGATGCCGATGCCCCACCCGCGGAAGTGTCCAAAGGCCACGTCCTCGTCGTTCCGGCGATCCAAGAGACCGGGAGTGACCGCGGCAAATCCATCGCCCGCGGCTATGAGCACATCATCGGCAAGCCGCTCCCGCTGGTCGCCGTGCCGGATCTCGCGGATGTGCGCGCTCGGTTGGTATTCGAGTTTCCTTACGCGCAGACCATGATCGACCGACTTCTGGCCGATCTGATCGGACATGAGCACGCCACGCTCCGGCCGACTCTGCTGATCGGCCCGCCGGGAGCCGGCAAGAGTCGCATCGTCGCGAGGATCGCCCATCATCTCGGATTGGGGCTGTGGCGGGTCGATGCTACGCGGGACGCGGGCGCATCGCTCGGTGGCCTTGATCGCCGCTGGGCAACGTCGGAGCCAGCGCATCCGATCATGGCGGTGGCTCGATCTGGCACCGCCAATCCGCTGATGCTGATCGACGAGTTGGAGAAGGCCGCGACGCGCGCAGATCACGGTAGGCTCTGGGATGCCTTGCTTCCGATGCTCGAACCGGAGACCGCCCGGGCCTACCAAGATCCTTGTTTTCAGACCGAGGTTGATATCAGCCGAGTGTCCTGGTTGGCCACGGCCAACGGGGTGGTCAACATTCCTGGTCCGTTGCTCGACCGCTTGCGTGTCTTGGAGATGGCGGCGCCAAGCCAAGCAGATCTTGAGGCGCTGCTCGGACCGGTCCTGGAGGGTATCGCTGCCAATCGCGGGCTCGATCCTGCCTTTGAAGCGCCTCTGGATGGGGAAGCGGTCGCGCTGCTTCGTCGATCCTGGCGCGGGGGATCGGTGAGGCGGTTGACCCGATTGGTCGAGGCATTCGTAACGGCGCGCGAAACTCTTGCGGTTCGGCATTAG
- a CDS encoding GntR family transcriptional regulator: MDVVARRRGRPRKAPVVPAARVPRTGLHEQAAARLRDMIVRGALPAGASLVETDLSAALGISRTPLREALKLLAAEGLVELHQNRSARVPDWTPEEILELFEALAGIERLTAELAAPRISEALMDALRGKQARLDRMHRDQVLDAYFALNQEIHRTIVEAARNRPLAEAHAALQARAQWARLRALSSGNRWEESAREHRDLFEALAARDAAAAGSVAHRHVLRTGVVIAETLQARRADPAAR, translated from the coding sequence ATGGACGTCGTCGCACGCCGCCGGGGCCGGCCCCGCAAGGCCCCGGTCGTCCCGGCCGCGCGGGTGCCGCGGACCGGGCTGCACGAGCAGGCGGCGGCCCGGCTCAGGGACATGATCGTGCGCGGCGCGCTGCCGGCCGGCGCGTCCCTCGTGGAGACGGACCTCTCCGCGGCGCTCGGGATCTCCCGGACCCCGCTGCGGGAGGCGCTGAAGCTCCTGGCGGCGGAGGGGCTGGTCGAGCTGCACCAGAACCGCAGCGCGCGCGTCCCGGACTGGACGCCGGAGGAGATCCTCGAGCTGTTCGAGGCCCTGGCCGGGATCGAGCGGCTGACCGCGGAACTCGCGGCGCCGCGGATCTCCGAAGCCCTGATGGACGCGCTGCGCGGCAAGCAGGCGCGGCTCGACCGGATGCACCGGGACCAAGTGCTCGACGCCTATTTCGCCCTGAACCAGGAGATCCACCGGACGATCGTCGAGGCTGCCCGGAACCGCCCGCTGGCGGAGGCCCACGCGGCGCTCCAGGCCCGGGCCCAGTGGGCGCGCCTGCGCGCGCTCTCCAGCGGCAACCGCTGGGAGGAATCGGCCCGGGAGCACCGGGACCTGTTCGAGGCCCTCGCCGCGCGGGACGCCGCCGCGGCCGGGTCCGTCGCCCACCGCCACGTGCTGCGGACCGGCGTGGTGATCGCCGAGACGCTCCAGGCCCGGCGCGCGGACCCCGCGGCGCGGTAA
- a CDS encoding GGDEF domain-containing protein — MNVWRRIAPWLGSARTWIVLGILAPLGMVVTSGLMLADLRRDAWTSAEQTSWNLLQVLERDIARNIEMYDLSIHAAVDNLKVPGLAAADPHLRQLILFDRAATARDMGVMLILDERGDAVGDIAAVPPRPGNYADREYFQVHRASTGLGLHVGRPIVSRLNGERMLPFSRRIDRPDGSFGGVVLGTVKLSYFTHLFSEIDLGPGGAINLYLTDGTRLMRYPYVEADLGANIGQTAIFKRFLREGRGNFVSTSVRDGVERNYTFTRIGNLPLILNVALSTKDVEAEWAAKATIIGGIVLALCGLTIALSLLFGRELRRREALRAEMAALSRTDALTGLPNRRCFEDALRRNLDAARRDGQPLSLLIVDADHFKRFNDRYGHPVGDQILRGLARCLAASVHRPQDLVSRIGGEEFTLLLPETDEAGALRVADTVHAEVANLTVPSAGIGAGAVTVSIGLAAVRPGADRSAPLPDSYRLADGALYEAKNGGRNQTRSVAPPTPRGALQLVRTS; from the coding sequence ATGAACGTCTGGCGACGCATCGCCCCGTGGCTCGGCTCGGCCCGCACCTGGATCGTCCTCGGGATTCTGGCCCCGCTGGGCATGGTCGTGACGTCCGGTCTCATGCTGGCCGACCTGCGCCGCGACGCCTGGACCAGCGCGGAGCAGACCTCCTGGAACCTCCTGCAGGTCCTCGAGCGCGACATCGCGCGCAACATCGAGATGTACGATCTCTCGATCCACGCGGCGGTCGACAACCTGAAGGTGCCGGGCTTGGCCGCGGCCGACCCGCACCTGCGCCAGCTCATCCTGTTCGACCGCGCCGCGACCGCCCGCGACATGGGCGTGATGCTGATCCTGGACGAGCGGGGCGACGCCGTCGGCGACATCGCGGCCGTGCCGCCGCGCCCGGGCAACTACGCGGATCGCGAGTACTTCCAGGTCCACCGGGCGAGCACCGGGCTCGGCCTCCATGTCGGGCGCCCGATCGTGTCGCGGCTCAACGGAGAGCGGATGCTCCCGTTCAGCCGCCGCATCGACCGGCCCGACGGCAGCTTCGGCGGCGTGGTCCTGGGCACCGTGAAGCTGTCCTACTTCACGCACCTGTTCAGCGAGATCGATCTCGGACCGGGCGGGGCCATCAACCTGTACCTGACCGACGGCACTCGCCTGATGCGCTACCCCTACGTTGAGGCGGATCTCGGGGCGAATATCGGGCAGACCGCGATCTTCAAACGGTTCCTGCGCGAGGGACGCGGCAACTTCGTCAGCACCTCCGTGCGCGACGGTGTCGAGCGGAACTACACGTTCACGCGGATCGGAAATCTGCCGCTGATCCTGAACGTCGCCCTGTCCACCAAGGACGTGGAGGCGGAGTGGGCCGCGAAGGCGACGATCATCGGCGGCATCGTGCTGGCGCTGTGCGGCCTCACGATCGCGCTGTCGCTCCTGTTCGGGCGGGAGCTGCGTCGCCGCGAGGCGCTGCGGGCCGAGATGGCGGCGCTGTCGCGCACCGACGCCCTGACCGGCCTGCCGAACCGCCGCTGCTTCGAGGACGCCCTCCGGCGGAACCTGGACGCGGCCCGGCGCGACGGTCAGCCCCTGTCGCTGCTCATCGTCGACGCGGACCATTTCAAGCGCTTCAACGACCGCTACGGGCACCCGGTGGGCGACCAGATCCTGCGGGGCTTGGCCCGCTGCCTCGCGGCGAGCGTGCACCGCCCCCAGGATCTCGTCAGCCGCATCGGCGGCGAGGAGTTCACCCTGCTCCTGCCCGAGACGGACGAGGCCGGCGCCCTGCGCGTCGCCGACACGGTCCACGCCGAGGTGGCCAACCTGACCGTTCCGTCGGCGGGGATCGGGGCCGGGGCCGTGACGGTGAGCATCGGGCTCGCGGCCGTCCGGCCGGGTGCCGACCGGAGCGCGCCGCTGCCGGATTCCTACCGGCTGGCGGACGGCGCCCTGTACGAGGCCAAGAACGGCGGTCGCAACCAGACCCGCAGCGTCGCGCCGCCGACCCCGCGGGGCGCCCTGCAACTCGTGCGGACGTCCTGA
- a CDS encoding glycosyltransferase family 2 protein has product MEKQPLAVVTMTYNEKALLPVWLEHYKRQIGLEHCYVIDHGSDDGSTENIDASLIRLPRTPMDESARAQTVCDFCASLFIGYKRVLFTDADELVVPDPAISSNLGSYAADHNLPHVVTMFGVDVLHVAEESAIDFKAPISHQRCFARPLSALCKPTLIAGRTDWMHGFHCIVGNHRPNFADLFLFHIAHCDNGILYERQKKRNAATPTSIEASHHSIPPDKFIDHIQNEVASLPRRVIEMRRGEKHFEDTKRVFADQIEKKDWIAAPDIWRIPSRFSGTF; this is encoded by the coding sequence GTGGAGAAACAGCCACTCGCTGTCGTCACGATGACGTACAATGAAAAAGCGCTGCTTCCGGTCTGGCTAGAGCACTACAAACGGCAGATTGGGCTTGAGCACTGCTATGTCATTGATCACGGTTCCGACGATGGCTCAACTGAAAACATAGACGCGAGTCTAATAAGGCTCCCACGCACTCCGATGGATGAGAGTGCGCGGGCGCAAACGGTATGCGACTTCTGCGCCTCCTTATTCATCGGCTATAAGCGCGTTCTTTTTACAGATGCCGACGAGCTCGTTGTCCCAGATCCAGCCATATCGTCGAATTTGGGCTCATACGCTGCGGATCATAATCTGCCCCACGTCGTGACCATGTTTGGTGTCGATGTGCTCCATGTCGCTGAAGAGAGTGCCATCGATTTCAAGGCGCCAATTTCTCATCAGCGTTGCTTTGCTCGGCCTCTTTCTGCATTGTGCAAGCCCACGCTGATCGCTGGACGAACTGATTGGATGCACGGATTTCATTGCATCGTCGGCAATCATCGACCAAATTTCGCCGACCTTTTCTTATTCCATATCGCCCATTGCGACAATGGGATTTTGTACGAACGACAGAAGAAGCGAAACGCTGCTACACCAACTAGCATTGAAGCATCACATCATTCAATACCACCGGACAAGTTCATAGATCACATTCAAAACGAGGTTGCGAGTCTGCCTCGCCGCGTCATAGAGATGCGACGGGGAGAGAAACATTTCGAAGATACGAAACGTGTCTTTGCAGATCAAATCGAAAAGAAGGATTGGATCGCTGCGCCAGACATCTGGCGTATACCGAGCCGTTTCTCTGGCACCTTCTAG
- a CDS encoding type II toxin-antitoxin system HipA family toxin, which produces MWRTSKYNRIEEIHVFRSGPSGYVPIGLLVFEGGSSRRIGRFAYSSDYLASEGRRPIDPIGLPFGNKWRPASLGEVHLAFHDAGPDGWGKGILTQVFPELELGMPEFLALGGLSRTGDLAFGPTPEAPERWTPRMEAALERAQSEDDLEGALIAAEKYEEGEASARQLAQLLIHSSDVGGARPKARVRISEKEWIAKFSAWDDRFENPRAEAVCLDFAEAAGLQVPERELRIVNDRPVLLVSRFDRSSAGACLSYLSAGTLLGEPAYGYATSKTYLDIAAAARRIGAHEPEREMFRRLLVNAYLRNTDDHLRNHAFINDGTGWTLSPVFDVVPHPLGTKHVCAPAPGISRECNPSTAFAAYIKFGLSAADASSILDEVHEATSRVPAFLDARGVSRRDREILLACFGSLPRTTTPQ; this is translated from the coding sequence ATGTGGCGAACCTCTAAGTACAACCGCATTGAGGAAATTCACGTGTTCCGGTCAGGGCCGAGCGGCTATGTGCCCATCGGCCTCTTGGTCTTCGAAGGTGGCTCCTCACGGCGGATCGGTCGTTTTGCCTATAGCTCCGACTATCTAGCTTCGGAAGGACGCAGGCCGATTGACCCCATTGGCCTGCCGTTCGGAAACAAGTGGCGGCCTGCGTCCTTGGGAGAGGTCCATCTGGCCTTTCACGATGCAGGCCCCGACGGCTGGGGCAAAGGAATCCTGACACAGGTATTTCCAGAACTGGAACTCGGCATGCCGGAATTTCTGGCTCTGGGCGGCCTGTCGCGCACTGGCGATCTGGCCTTCGGCCCAACGCCAGAGGCTCCCGAGAGGTGGACACCCAGGATGGAAGCAGCGCTTGAGCGCGCCCAAAGCGAGGACGACCTTGAGGGTGCGCTCATCGCAGCAGAGAAGTACGAGGAAGGCGAAGCGTCGGCGCGCCAACTCGCGCAGCTACTCATCCACAGCTCGGATGTTGGGGGAGCTCGACCGAAGGCGCGTGTTCGGATTTCAGAAAAAGAATGGATAGCCAAATTTTCCGCGTGGGACGACAGGTTCGAAAATCCCAGGGCTGAAGCGGTTTGCCTCGATTTCGCCGAGGCAGCAGGCCTTCAAGTCCCGGAGCGGGAACTTCGTATCGTAAACGACAGGCCGGTTCTCTTGGTATCACGTTTTGATCGATCCTCGGCTGGAGCGTGTTTGTCTTACCTCAGCGCCGGCACTTTGCTGGGCGAGCCAGCTTATGGTTATGCGACAAGCAAGACCTATTTGGACATCGCGGCAGCCGCGCGCCGTATCGGTGCACACGAGCCGGAACGCGAGATGTTTCGCAGGCTCCTGGTCAATGCCTATCTTCGGAACACCGACGATCATTTGCGCAACCACGCTTTCATCAACGATGGGACCGGCTGGACCCTTTCACCGGTGTTCGATGTTGTCCCGCATCCTTTGGGCACCAAGCATGTCTGCGCCCCTGCTCCCGGTATCAGCCGGGAATGCAACCCGAGCACCGCATTCGCGGCCTACATAAAATTTGGCCTCTCCGCTGCCGACGCCAGTTCCATTCTCGATGAGGTTCATGAAGCCACCTCACGCGTCCCAGCATTTCTCGACGCCCGAGGCGTGTCGAGACGGGATCGGGAGATACTCTTGGCATGCTTCGGCTCACTACCCAGGACCACCACGCCACAATGA
- a CDS encoding PilZ domain-containing protein: MDDRRAAPRRRTLLEGHIELAGGGVIDCTIRNMSDGGARLKVVSVIGVPDAFVLAYGVGGQRRPARVTWRQETELGVAFGDA, translated from the coding sequence ATGGACGACAGACGCGCCGCGCCCCGCAGACGGACCCTGCTCGAAGGCCATATCGAACTCGCCGGCGGCGGCGTGATCGACTGCACGATCCGCAACATGTCGGACGGGGGCGCCCGCCTGAAGGTCGTCAGCGTGATCGGCGTGCCCGACGCCTTCGTGCTGGCCTACGGGGTCGGCGGCCAGCGGCGGCCGGCACGGGTCACGTGGCGCCAGGAGACCGAGCTCGGGGTCGCGTTCGGCGACGCCTGA